From one Rhineura floridana isolate rRhiFlo1 chromosome 4, rRhiFlo1.hap2, whole genome shotgun sequence genomic stretch:
- the LOC133383239 gene encoding segment polarity protein dishevelled homolog DVL-3-like: MTSELQTARSGLSRRCPPRRAAAATAVVETKIIYHLDNQEKQYLVKLLIPAERVTLGDFKALLNRPNYKFYFKSTDDDFGQESDGVSEQILYNSCSMFED; this comes from the exons ATGACGTCCGAGCTACAGACAGCAAG GTCCGGGCTCAGCCGGCGGTGCCCTCCGCGAAGAGCAGCGGCGGCAACGGCGGTGGTGGAGACCAAGATCATCTACCATCTGGACAACCAGGAGAAGCAgtacctggtgaagctgctcATCCCGGCTGAGCGGGTGACACTGGGCGACTTCAAGGCGCTCCTCAACCGgcccaactacaagttctacttcaagtctacGGACGATGATTTCGGGCAAGAATCAGATGGTGTTAGTGagcaaatcctttacaacagctgctcaatgtttgaggactaa